In Streptomyces sp. NBC_00483, a single window of DNA contains:
- a CDS encoding ammonium transporter — protein MAPAITLAADAPTLSPANTGFMLICSALVMLMTPGLAFFYGGMVRVKSTLNMLMMSFISLGIVTILWVLYGFSVAFGTDKGSLVGWDGDFVGLSGIGITELWDGYTIPIYVFAVFQLMFAVLTPALISGALADRVKFSAWALFIALWVTIVYFPVAHWVWGTGGWAFELGVIDFAGGTAVHINAGAAALGVILVIGKRIGFKKDPMRPHSLPWTMLGAGLLWFGWFGFNAGSWLGNDDGVGALMFINTQVATAAAMLAWLVYEKIRHGAFTSLGAASGAVAGLVAITPSGGSCSPLGAIAIGAIAGVLCAMAVGLKYKFGYDDSLDVVGVHLVGGVVGSLLVGFFATGGGQSDVAGLFYGGGLDQFWKQCAGVGGVLAYSLIVSAVLAFALDKTIGMRVDEDDEVSGIDQAEHAETAYDYSGAGGGTVARQAVPAPGAATPKDPKNTKKVDA, from the coding sequence ATGGCACCAGCCATCACGCTGGCGGCAGACGCACCCACGCTGTCGCCCGCCAACACAGGCTTCATGCTGATCTGTTCCGCCCTGGTGATGCTGATGACCCCGGGCCTGGCCTTCTTCTACGGAGGCATGGTCCGCGTCAAGAGCACCCTGAACATGCTGATGATGAGCTTCATCAGCCTCGGGATCGTCACGATCCTGTGGGTCCTTTACGGCTTCTCCGTCGCGTTCGGCACCGACAAGGGCTCGCTCGTCGGCTGGGACGGCGACTTCGTCGGGCTCAGCGGGATCGGCATCACCGAGCTCTGGGACGGCTACACGATCCCGATCTACGTATTCGCGGTCTTCCAGCTGATGTTCGCGGTGCTGACGCCCGCGCTGATCAGCGGTGCGCTCGCGGACCGCGTGAAGTTCAGCGCCTGGGCGCTGTTCATCGCGCTGTGGGTCACGATCGTGTACTTCCCGGTCGCGCACTGGGTGTGGGGGACCGGCGGCTGGGCCTTCGAGCTCGGCGTGATCGACTTCGCCGGTGGTACGGCCGTGCACATCAACGCCGGTGCCGCGGCGCTCGGCGTGATCCTCGTCATCGGCAAGCGCATCGGATTCAAGAAGGACCCGATGCGGCCGCACTCGCTGCCGTGGACGATGCTCGGCGCCGGTCTGCTGTGGTTCGGCTGGTTCGGCTTCAACGCCGGCTCGTGGCTCGGCAACGACGACGGCGTCGGCGCGCTGATGTTCATCAACACACAGGTCGCGACCGCCGCCGCCATGCTGGCCTGGCTGGTCTACGAGAAGATCCGGCACGGCGCGTTCACCTCGCTCGGCGCCGCCTCCGGTGCCGTCGCCGGTCTGGTCGCGATCACTCCTTCCGGTGGTTCCTGCTCGCCGCTCGGCGCGATCGCCATCGGCGCCATCGCGGGCGTGCTCTGCGCCATGGCCGTGGGCCTCAAGTACAAGTTCGGCTACGACGACTCGCTCGACGTCGTCGGCGTCCACCTGGTCGGCGGCGTCGTCGGCTCCCTGCTCGTCGGCTTCTTCGCCACGGGCGGCGGCCAGTCCGACGTGGCGGGCCTGTTCTACGGCGGCGGCCTCGACCAGTTCTGGAAGCAGTGCGCGGGCGTCGGCGGCGTCCTCGCCTACTCGCTGATCGTCTCCGCGGTCCTCGCCTTCGCCCTCGACAAGACCATCGGTATGCGGGTCGACGAGGACGACGAGGTCTCCGGCATCGACCAGGCCGAGCACGCCGAGACGGCGTACGACTACAGCGGCGCGGGCGGCGGCACCGTGGCCCGCCAGGCGGTTCCCGCCCCGGGCGCCGCCACCCCGAAGGACCCGAAGAACACGAAGAAGGTCGACGCATGA
- a CDS encoding P-II family nitrogen regulator, whose amino-acid sequence MKLITAVVKPHRLDEIKEALQAFGVQGLTVTEASGYGRQRGHTEVYRGAEYTVDLVPKIRIEVLVEDDDAEQLLDVVVKAARTGKIGDGKVWAVPVETAVRVRTGERGPDAL is encoded by the coding sequence ATGAAGCTGATCACCGCGGTCGTCAAGCCGCACCGGCTCGACGAGATCAAGGAAGCCCTCCAGGCCTTCGGCGTCCAGGGTCTTACCGTGACAGAGGCCAGCGGATACGGCCGTCAGCGCGGGCACACCGAGGTCTACCGCGGCGCCGAGTACACCGTCGACCTGGTACCCAAGATCCGTATAGAGGTCCTGGTCGAGGACGACGACGCCGAGCAGTTGCTCGATGTCGTGGTGAAGGCCGCGCGGACGGGCAAGATCGGCGACGGCAAGGTCTGGGCGGTCCCCGTCGAGACGGCCGTGCGGGTGCGCACCGGTGAGCGTGGGCCGGACGCGCTGTAA
- a CDS encoding [protein-PII] uridylyltransferase, translating to MTSVNDVRAESEDSGPSGYAAARLRLLQGEARSGPPRRAALAELTDDWLAGLFGSGAAGVSLVAVGGYGRGELSPRSDLDLLLLHDGSADHGEVAALADRIWYPVWDLGLALDHSVRTPAEARKTAGDDLKVQLGLLDARHLAGDLGLTAGLRTAVLADWRNQALRRLPELRELCEERAERQGELQFLLEPDLKEARGGLRDATALRAVAASWLADAPREGLADARRRLLDVRDALHLATGRATDRLALQEQDQVAAELGLLDADTLLRQVYEAARTVSYASDVTWREVGRVLKSRSAKPRLRSLLGGGKAAPVERSPLAEGVVEMEGEVVLARAAKPERDPVLPLRAAAAAAQAGLPLSLHAVRRMAAAARPLPAPWPAEAREQLVTLLGAGRPTIEVWEALEAEGLITRLIPDWERVRCRPQRNAVHTWTVDRHLVETAVRASELTRRVHRPDLLLVAALLHDIGKGWPGDHSVAGEIIARDVAARIGFDRADVAVLASLVRHHLLLIETATRRDLEDPATVRSVADAVGSTGTLELLHALTEADALATGPAAWSSWRGSLVTDLVKRVSAVLAGDEPVDPDAAEPTAEQERLAVEALRTGGPVLALRAQTDAVPTEGDGAEEPEPLGVELVIAVPEQDGVLPAVAGVLAMHRLTVRTAELRALTLPEEFSQGAERLPPKGGGGRREGIALLLDWRVAAEYGSLPQAARLRADLVRALDGSLDIAARLAERDAAYPRRRGVVAPPARVTVASEGSRRATVIEVRAHDAPGLLHRIGRALEASGVRVRSAHVSTLGANAVDAFYVAGGDGGPLPSQEAVSVARGVEEALRG from the coding sequence GTGACGAGTGTGAACGACGTACGCGCCGAATCAGAGGATTCCGGACCCAGCGGCTATGCGGCGGCCCGGCTGCGCCTCCTCCAGGGGGAGGCGCGGTCCGGGCCGCCGCGCCGTGCCGCCCTCGCGGAGTTGACCGACGACTGGCTCGCCGGGCTCTTCGGCAGTGGGGCGGCAGGGGTCTCGCTCGTGGCGGTCGGCGGCTACGGCCGCGGTGAGCTGTCCCCGCGCAGCGACCTCGACCTGCTCCTGCTGCACGACGGCTCGGCGGACCACGGGGAGGTCGCGGCGCTCGCCGACCGCATCTGGTACCCGGTGTGGGACCTGGGCCTCGCCCTCGACCACTCCGTCCGTACGCCGGCGGAGGCGCGCAAGACCGCGGGCGACGACCTGAAGGTGCAGCTCGGCCTGCTGGACGCCCGGCACCTCGCGGGTGACCTCGGGCTCACGGCGGGGCTGCGCACCGCCGTGCTCGCGGACTGGCGCAACCAGGCGCTGCGCCGGCTGCCCGAACTGCGCGAGCTGTGCGAGGAACGGGCCGAGCGCCAGGGCGAGTTGCAGTTCCTCCTCGAACCCGACCTGAAGGAGGCGCGGGGCGGACTGCGGGACGCCACCGCGCTGCGCGCCGTCGCCGCCTCATGGCTCGCGGACGCGCCCCGCGAGGGCCTCGCCGACGCGCGGCGCCGGCTCCTCGACGTACGGGACGCCCTGCATCTGGCCACCGGGCGGGCCACCGACCGGCTCGCGCTCCAGGAGCAGGACCAAGTCGCCGCGGAACTGGGCCTGTTGGATGCCGATACGTTGCTGCGTCAGGTGTACGAGGCCGCGCGCACGGTGTCGTACGCCAGCGACGTCACCTGGCGTGAGGTGGGCCGGGTGCTCAAGTCCCGGTCCGCCAAGCCGCGTCTGCGGTCCCTGCTCGGCGGCGGGAAGGCCGCGCCGGTCGAGCGGTCGCCGCTCGCCGAGGGCGTCGTCGAGATGGAGGGGGAGGTGGTGCTCGCCCGCGCCGCCAAGCCCGAGCGCGACCCGGTCCTGCCGCTCCGCGCCGCCGCCGCTGCCGCCCAGGCGGGCCTGCCGCTCTCCCTGCACGCGGTGCGCCGGATGGCGGCCGCCGCCCGCCCGCTGCCCGCGCCCTGGCCCGCCGAGGCCCGCGAACAGTTGGTCACGCTGCTCGGCGCGGGGCGTCCGACCATCGAGGTGTGGGAGGCCCTGGAGGCGGAGGGGCTGATCACCCGGCTGATCCCGGACTGGGAGCGGGTGCGGTGCCGGCCGCAGCGAAACGCCGTGCACACGTGGACGGTCGACCGGCACCTCGTCGAGACGGCGGTGCGGGCGTCCGAGTTGACGCGGCGCGTGCACCGGCCCGACCTGCTGCTCGTGGCGGCGCTGCTGCACGACATCGGCAAGGGCTGGCCGGGGGACCACTCGGTCGCGGGCGAGATCATCGCGCGGGACGTCGCCGCGCGGATCGGCTTCGACCGGGCCGATGTCGCCGTGCTCGCCTCCCTCGTACGGCACCACCTGCTGCTCATCGAGACCGCCACACGGCGCGACCTGGAGGACCCGGCGACCGTACGGTCCGTCGCGGACGCGGTCGGTTCGACCGGAACGCTCGAACTTCTGCACGCGCTGACCGAGGCGGACGCGCTGGCCACCGGTCCCGCCGCCTGGTCGTCCTGGCGGGGCTCACTCGTCACCGACCTGGTCAAGCGGGTCTCGGCGGTGCTCGCGGGGGACGAGCCGGTCGACCCGGACGCCGCAGAGCCGACGGCCGAGCAGGAGCGGCTCGCGGTGGAGGCGCTGCGCACCGGCGGGCCCGTGCTCGCGCTGCGGGCACAGACGGACGCGGTGCCGACCGAGGGCGACGGGGCCGAGGAACCGGAGCCGCTGGGCGTCGAGTTGGTGATCGCGGTGCCGGAGCAGGACGGGGTCCTTCCGGCCGTCGCCGGGGTGCTCGCGATGCACCGGCTGACCGTGCGGACGGCGGAGCTGCGGGCGTTGACGCTGCCGGAGGAATTCAGTCAGGGAGCGGAGCGACTTCCTCCGAAGGGCGGTGGTGGGCGACGGGAGGGAATCGCCCTGCTGCTGGACTGGCGGGTCGCCGCCGAGTACGGCTCGCTGCCGCAGGCCGCGCGGCTGCGCGCCGATCTCGTACGGGCCCTCGACGGTTCGCTCGACATCGCGGCGCGGCTCGCCGAGCGGGACGCCGCGTATCCGCGCAGGCGCGGGGTGGTGGCGCCGCCTGCCCGGGTGACGGTGGCCTCGGAGGGCTCGCGGCGGGCGACGGTGATCGAGGTGCGGGCGCACGACGCGCCGGGTCTGCTGCACCGCATCGGCCGGGCCCTTGAGGCGTCCGGGGTGCGGGTGCGTTCGGCGCATGTGTCGACGCTGGGCGCCAACGCGGTCGACGCGTTCTACGTGGCCGGGGGCGACGGGGGGCCGCTGCCTTCGCAGGAGGCGGTGTCCGTGGCGCGGGGCGTGGAGGAGGCGCTGCGGGGGTGA
- a CDS encoding glycine betaine ABC transporter substrate-binding protein, with protein sequence MRFGPAAALCVALLGAALTGCSGASAGSSDNLPRTASQKQLDGGSIAKDVDLKGAHFAVGSKEFTEQQILGKITKYALEAAGAQTKDQTGLQGTTIARSALQGGDIDMYWDYSGTGWTQFLQHDTPVQGSAAQFRATSSEDLKKHKIKWLGPAKFGNQYTMARASDAKGRAGKVDSISDLAKLAKEHPEDATLCGASEFLDRELGALEKSPYKLKFGAPQVYQNAFALNFVNVAKGSPCKFAEVFTTDARLKSLDLKVLDDDKGHFTTELAALTVRDETAKKYPQLAKLAKKLGDALTEKTIIKLNGMVDLEGKSADQAALYFLRTNGFIGK encoded by the coding sequence ATGCGATTCGGACCGGCCGCGGCACTGTGCGTCGCTCTGCTCGGCGCGGCCCTGACGGGCTGCTCCGGCGCGTCCGCCGGTTCCTCCGACAACCTGCCGCGGACGGCGAGCCAGAAGCAGCTCGACGGCGGCTCGATCGCCAAGGACGTCGACCTGAAGGGCGCGCACTTCGCGGTCGGCTCCAAGGAGTTCACCGAGCAGCAGATCCTCGGCAAGATCACGAAGTACGCGCTCGAGGCCGCAGGGGCGCAGACGAAGGACCAGACGGGCCTTCAGGGCACCACGATCGCCCGCAGCGCGCTGCAGGGCGGCGACATCGACATGTACTGGGACTACTCCGGCACCGGCTGGACCCAGTTCCTGCAGCACGACACACCCGTGCAGGGCAGCGCCGCGCAGTTCAGGGCCACGTCGAGCGAGGACCTGAAGAAGCACAAGATCAAGTGGCTGGGCCCTGCGAAGTTCGGCAACCAGTACACGATGGCCCGCGCCTCCGACGCGAAGGGCCGCGCCGGGAAGGTCGACTCGATCAGCGACCTGGCGAAGCTGGCGAAGGAGCACCCCGAGGACGCCACTCTGTGCGGAGCCTCGGAGTTCCTGGACCGTGAGCTGGGGGCGCTGGAGAAGAGCCCGTACAAGCTCAAGTTCGGCGCGCCGCAGGTCTATCAGAACGCGTTCGCGCTGAACTTCGTGAACGTGGCGAAGGGCAGCCCCTGCAAGTTCGCCGAGGTGTTCACCACGGACGCCCGCCTGAAGTCCCTGGATCTCAAGGTCCTGGACGACGACAAGGGGCACTTCACCACGGAGCTGGCCGCGCTGACCGTGCGCGACGAGACCGCGAAGAAGTACCCGCAGCTCGCGAAGCTGGCGAAGAAGCTCGGTGACGCGCTCACCGAGAAGACCATCATCAAGCTCAACGGCATGGTCGACCTGGAGGGCAAGAGCGCGGATCAGGCCGCGCTGTACTTCCTGCGGACGAACGGCTTCATCGGCAAGTGA
- a CDS encoding ABC transporter permease, whose protein sequence is MTQALVDELPAAAKATERTRVLPPLWRLALTPLALAVVLALLAWYVSGQEKDQIELRSLNADYLLSRTLTHLELTAVATVFILVIAIPLGVLLTRRWARPLAGPVLAIASIGQALPSLGLIVLLAVAFVSLGVTQIALIAFVAYGVLPVLRNTIAGLQQVDPSILESAQGMGMTRWEVLRRIELPLAVPVMLAGIRTALVITVGTVALATFIGAGGLGDVISNGINSSRNLVLITGSVLVAVLALLVDWVAGIVENLLRPRGL, encoded by the coding sequence GTGACCCAGGCACTCGTCGACGAGCTCCCGGCCGCAGCGAAGGCCACCGAACGCACCCGTGTCCTGCCGCCGCTGTGGCGCCTCGCCCTCACCCCGCTCGCCCTCGCCGTGGTCCTCGCGCTCCTCGCCTGGTACGTCTCCGGGCAGGAGAAGGACCAGATCGAGCTGCGCAGCCTGAACGCGGACTACCTGCTCAGCCGCACCCTCACGCACCTCGAACTGACCGCGGTCGCCACGGTCTTCATCCTGGTGATCGCCATCCCGCTCGGCGTGCTGCTCACCCGCCGCTGGGCCCGCCCCCTCGCCGGGCCGGTCCTCGCGATCGCCAGCATCGGGCAGGCGCTGCCCTCGCTCGGCCTGATCGTGCTGCTCGCGGTGGCCTTCGTCAGCCTCGGGGTGACGCAGATCGCGCTGATCGCGTTCGTCGCCTACGGGGTGCTTCCGGTGCTGCGCAACACCATCGCGGGCCTCCAGCAGGTCGATCCGTCGATCCTGGAGTCCGCTCAGGGCATGGGCATGACCCGGTGGGAGGTGCTGCGGCGGATCGAACTGCCGCTCGCGGTGCCGGTGATGCTCGCCGGTATCCGTACGGCACTGGTGATCACGGTGGGCACGGTCGCGCTCGCGACGTTCATCGGGGCCGGCGGCCTCGGCGATGTGATCTCGAACGGGATCAACTCCAGCCGGAACCTGGTCCTGATCACCGGAAGTGTGCTCGTGGCCGTCCTCGCGCTGCTCGTGGACTGGGTCGCCGGGATCGTCGAGAACCTGCTGCGCCCGCGCGGTCTGTGA
- a CDS encoding ABC transporter ATP-binding protein codes for MIRLDRLTKSYAGQERPAVDDLTLEIPEGKIVVFVGPSGCGKTTTMKLINRLIEPTSGRIHLADEDVTKIPVHELRRRIGYAIQQSGLFPHQTVAQNIATVPGLLGWDKKRVHARVDELLDMVGLDPDTYRGRYPKQLSGGQQQRVGVARALGGDPQVMLMDEPFGAIDPLNREALQNEFLKIQSKLRKTIVFVTHDIDEAVKMGDKIAVFAEHGNVVQYDTPEKILAEPASEFVTNFIGAGAAVRRLSLTRLGNVDVPLWPTVAESASAEDQRDAAMDSDRESVVVLDEDRRPVGWLPADGGARLPLISPLGPGTSLYDALDELLAVNASALTVVDDAGRYRGVVTLDALRMLIHAEGGSGLLQGARP; via the coding sequence ATGATCCGGCTCGACCGGCTGACCAAGTCCTACGCAGGGCAGGAGCGTCCGGCCGTGGACGACCTGACGTTGGAGATCCCCGAGGGCAAGATCGTGGTCTTCGTCGGGCCCTCCGGCTGCGGCAAGACCACCACGATGAAGCTGATCAACCGGTTGATCGAGCCGACGTCGGGCCGCATCCACCTGGCCGACGAGGACGTCACGAAGATCCCGGTGCACGAGCTGCGCCGCCGCATCGGCTACGCGATCCAGCAGTCCGGGCTCTTCCCGCACCAGACGGTCGCCCAGAACATAGCCACCGTGCCCGGCCTGCTCGGCTGGGACAAGAAGCGCGTCCACGCGCGCGTGGACGAGCTGCTCGACATGGTGGGCCTGGACCCGGACACGTACCGCGGCCGCTACCCGAAGCAGCTCTCCGGCGGCCAGCAGCAGCGCGTCGGCGTCGCCCGCGCGCTCGGCGGCGACCCGCAGGTGATGCTGATGGACGAGCCGTTCGGCGCCATCGACCCGCTCAACCGCGAGGCGCTGCAGAACGAGTTCCTCAAGATCCAGTCGAAGCTGCGCAAGACGATCGTCTTCGTCACCCACGACATCGACGAGGCCGTGAAGATGGGCGACAAGATCGCCGTCTTCGCCGAGCACGGCAACGTCGTCCAGTACGACACCCCCGAGAAGATCCTCGCCGAGCCCGCCAGCGAGTTCGTCACGAACTTCATCGGCGCGGGCGCGGCCGTCCGCCGCCTCTCGCTGACCCGGCTCGGGAACGTCGACGTACCGCTGTGGCCCACGGTCGCCGAATCGGCGAGCGCCGAGGACCAGCGGGACGCGGCCATGGACAGCGACCGCGAGTCCGTGGTGGTCCTGGACGAGGACCGCCGCCCCGTCGGCTGGCTGCCCGCGGACGGTGGCGCGCGACTGCCGCTGATCTCCCCGCTCGGCCCCGGCACGAGCCTGTACGACGCGCTCGACGAGCTGCTCGCCGTGAACGCGTCCGCGCTGACGGTCGTGGACGACGCGGGCCGCTACCGCGGGGTCGTCACCCTGGACGCCCTGCGGATGCTGATCCACGCCGAGGGCGGCTCCGGTCTGCTGCAGGGGGCCCGGCCGTGA
- a CDS encoding ABC transporter permease gives MNFFDYFQGNWPDVLDATLAHILLVLEGLALAVLIGVPVAILTYRTKAPRAAVLGAAGLLLTIPSYALFGLLITPLGLGTGPSIVALTLYALLPVIRNTVVGLRELDPAVIESANAMGMTRLKVLATIEFPLAWPVVLTGLRVATQMLLGIAAIAAAVNGPGLGKLILDGLASAGTPFAVYLTLEGALAIVVLALLFDLLFALLNRLTTPKGVTR, from the coding sequence GTGAACTTCTTCGACTACTTCCAGGGCAACTGGCCCGACGTGCTCGACGCCACGCTCGCGCACATCCTGCTGGTCCTCGAAGGGCTGGCCCTCGCGGTACTCATCGGCGTGCCGGTGGCGATCCTGACGTACCGGACGAAGGCGCCGCGCGCCGCCGTCCTCGGGGCGGCCGGGCTGCTTCTGACGATCCCGTCGTACGCGCTGTTCGGCCTGCTCATCACGCCGCTCGGCCTGGGCACGGGCCCCTCGATCGTGGCCCTGACGCTGTACGCGCTGCTCCCCGTCATACGTAACACGGTGGTCGGTCTGCGCGAGTTGGACCCGGCCGTCATCGAGTCGGCGAACGCGATGGGCATGACGCGCCTCAAGGTGCTCGCCACCATCGAGTTTCCGCTGGCCTGGCCCGTGGTCCTCACCGGCCTGCGGGTCGCGACGCAGATGCTGCTCGGCATCGCCGCGATCGCCGCCGCCGTGAACGGTCCTGGCCTCGGCAAGCTCATCCTCGACGGCCTCGCCAGCGCGGGCACCCCGTTCGCCGTCTATCTGACCCTCGAGGGCGCGCTCGCCATCGTTGTCCTCGCGCTGCTCTTCGATCTGCTCTTCGCCCTGCTCAACCGTCTGACCACTCCGAAGGGGGTCACCCGATGA
- the ffh gene encoding signal recognition particle protein, with product MFDTLSDRLAATFKNLRGKGRLSEADIDATAREIRIALLEADVALPVVRAFIKQVKERATGVEVSQALNPAQQVIKIVNEELVGILGGETRRLRFAKTGPTVIMLAGLQGAGKTTLAGKLGAWLKGQGHSPLLVACDLQRPNAVNQLSVVAERAGVGIYAPEPGNGVGDPVKVAKDSIEHAKAKVYDVVVVDTAGRLGIDQELMQQAADIRDAVSPDEVLFVVDAMIGQDAVNTAEAFRDGVGFDGVVLSKLDGDARGGAALSIAHVTGKQIMFASNGEKLDDFDAFHPDRMASRILGMGDMLTLIEKAEQTFSQQEAEKMASKLASKKGQDFTLDDFLAQMEQVRKMGSMSKLLGMLPGMGQMKDQIANLDERDVDRTAAIIKSMTPGERQEPTIINGSRRARIAKGSGVEVSAVKNLVERFFEARKMMSRMAQGGGMPGMPGMPGSGGGPGKQKKQQKKAKGKQRSGNPMKRKQQEQEEAARRAAAAEAGGALGLPGAGQQDPKDFELPDEFKKFMG from the coding sequence GTGTTCGACACTCTCTCCGATCGCCTCGCAGCGACATTCAAGAACCTCCGCGGCAAGGGGCGCCTCAGCGAGGCGGACATCGACGCCACGGCGCGCGAGATCCGGATCGCCCTCCTTGAAGCCGACGTGGCACTGCCCGTCGTCCGCGCATTCATCAAGCAGGTGAAGGAACGGGCCACCGGCGTCGAGGTCTCCCAGGCGCTGAACCCCGCCCAGCAGGTCATCAAGATCGTCAACGAGGAGCTCGTCGGCATCCTCGGTGGCGAGACCCGCCGGCTGCGCTTCGCCAAGACCGGCCCGACCGTGATCATGCTCGCGGGTCTGCAGGGTGCGGGTAAGACGACCCTCGCGGGCAAGCTCGGCGCCTGGCTCAAGGGCCAGGGCCACTCCCCGCTGCTCGTCGCCTGTGACCTCCAGCGCCCGAACGCCGTGAACCAGCTGAGCGTCGTCGCCGAGCGGGCGGGCGTGGGCATCTACGCGCCGGAGCCGGGCAACGGCGTGGGCGACCCGGTCAAGGTCGCCAAGGACTCCATCGAGCACGCCAAGGCCAAGGTCTACGACGTCGTCGTCGTCGACACCGCGGGCCGCCTCGGCATCGACCAGGAGCTGATGCAGCAGGCCGCGGACATCCGCGACGCCGTCAGCCCGGACGAGGTCCTCTTCGTCGTCGACGCCATGATCGGTCAGGACGCGGTCAACACGGCCGAGGCCTTCCGTGACGGCGTCGGCTTCGACGGCGTGGTGCTCTCCAAGCTCGACGGTGACGCCCGCGGTGGTGCGGCCCTGTCGATCGCGCACGTCACCGGCAAGCAGATCATGTTCGCCTCCAACGGCGAGAAGCTGGACGACTTCGACGCGTTCCACCCGGACCGCATGGCGTCCCGCATCCTCGGCATGGGCGACATGCTCACGCTGATCGAGAAGGCCGAGCAGACCTTCTCGCAGCAAGAGGCCGAGAAGATGGCCTCCAAGCTGGCCTCCAAGAAGGGCCAGGACTTCACGCTCGACGACTTCCTGGCGCAGATGGAGCAGGTCAGGAAGATGGGCTCCATGTCCAAGCTGCTCGGCATGCTGCCGGGCATGGGGCAGATGAAGGACCAGATCGCCAACCTCGACGAGCGCGACGTCGACCGCACGGCCGCGATCATCAAGTCGATGACCCCGGGCGAGCGCCAGGAGCCGACGATCATCAACGGCTCGCGCCGCGCCCGTATCGCCAAGGGCTCCGGTGTCGAGGTCAGCGCGGTCAAGAACCTGGTCGAGCGGTTCTTCGAGGCCCGCAAGATGATGTCCCGCATGGCCCAGGGCGGCGGCATGCCCGGGATGCCGGGCATGCCCGGCTCGGGCGGTGGCCCCGGCAAGCAGAAGAAGCAGCAGAAGAAGGCCAAGGGCAAGCAGCGCTCCGGCAACCCGATGAAGCGCAAGCAGCAGGAGCAGGAGGAGGCCGCCCGGCGTGCGGCCGCCGCCGAGGCGGGCGGCGCGCTCGGCCTGCCGGGCGCGGGCCAGCAGGACCCCAAGGACTTCGAGCTCCCCGACGAGTTCAAGAAGTTCATGGGCTGA
- a CDS encoding phosphopentomutase codes for MNKQEKGSVLPATSKTVIVVVDGFGVGAMPDAGALRPGDLTADTCGHVLDRCRETFGRPLRLPTLGALGLGLVHPHPDLARRTHLPVAVGRAALGYPGADTFAGHQTMMGADFSRVTVARLADHLDGVTRALTDAGHRVERLDGKPLLVVDAAVLVHDNLEADPGINWNASGRLDDPDFDLDFDGILSVARTVRAVAPVARVIAVGGHADGPLPEFVRDGDGGTVGLDTPATGFYRNGGLQVQHLGAELDHTRQLPDLAARAGIPVTLVGKAADILACEAAVRRPAVATAEVLAHTLEAVRADGGALVVANVQESDLAGHQQDVERYGRILEQVDAGLAALLSLLTGPGDRLIVTGDHGNDPAIGHAYHTREYVPVLIHRPGAPGVELLPDASSLADVGATAAAALGLDPAGLANGTEIREAAARAA; via the coding sequence ATGAACAAGCAAGAGAAGGGCTCCGTGCTGCCCGCGACGAGCAAGACCGTGATCGTGGTGGTGGACGGGTTCGGGGTCGGCGCGATGCCGGACGCCGGGGCGCTGCGCCCCGGTGATCTGACAGCGGACACCTGCGGGCACGTGCTCGACCGCTGCCGGGAGACGTTCGGCCGACCGCTGCGGCTGCCGACGCTCGGCGCGCTCGGCCTCGGCCTCGTACACCCGCACCCGGACCTGGCGCGGCGCACGCATCTGCCGGTCGCGGTCGGGCGTGCGGCGCTCGGCTACCCGGGGGCGGACACGTTCGCCGGGCACCAGACGATGATGGGCGCCGACTTCAGCAGGGTGACGGTGGCCCGGCTCGCGGACCACCTGGACGGCGTGACACGGGCTCTGACGGACGCGGGCCACCGGGTGGAACGCCTCGACGGCAAGCCCCTGTTGGTGGTCGACGCCGCGGTCCTGGTGCACGACAACCTGGAGGCGGACCCCGGCATCAACTGGAACGCCTCGGGCCGCCTGGACGACCCCGACTTCGATCTCGACTTCGACGGCATCCTCTCGGTCGCCCGTACGGTACGGGCCGTCGCGCCCGTGGCCCGGGTCATCGCGGTGGGCGGGCACGCGGACGGTCCGCTGCCGGAGTTCGTACGGGACGGGGACGGCGGCACGGTCGGCCTGGACACCCCTGCGACCGGTTTCTACCGCAACGGCGGGCTCCAGGTGCAGCACCTGGGCGCCGAGCTGGACCACACCCGGCAGCTCCCCGACCTGGCCGCCCGGGCCGGGATCCCGGTGACGCTCGTCGGCAAGGCCGCGGACATCCTCGCCTGCGAGGCAGCGGTGCGACGGCCCGCCGTGGCCACGGCCGAGGTGCTCGCGCACACCCTGGAGGCGGTGCGGGCGGACGGCGGCGCGCTGGTGGTGGCCAACGTCCAGGAGTCGGACCTCGCCGGGCACCAGCAGGACGTCGAGCGGTACGGCCGCATCCTGGAGCAGGTCGACGCGGGGCTCGCGGCGCTGCTGTCCCTGCTGACCGGGCCCGGCGACCGGCTGATCGTCACGGGCGACCACGGCAACGACCCGGCGATCGGCCACGCGTACCACACGCGCGAGTACGTGCCGGTGCTGATCCACCGGCCAGGGGCGCCCGGCGTGGAGCTGCTGCCGGACGCGTCGAGCCTGGCGGACGTGGGCGCAACCGCGGCTGCCGCCCTTGGGCTCGATCCGGCGGGCCTTGCCAACGGCACGGAGATCCGCGAGGCCGCGGCGCGGGCGGCCTGA